The Longimicrobiaceae bacterium sequence GGAGGATCGCTACCGCAATGGCCTGACCCCACCAGGGGATCCGGAAGCGCCTGAAGCGGCCTCCGCCCGCGCGTGTCAGCAACCAGATCGAGCCGCTCGTGAGGACCAGCAGCAGCACTCCCAGGCTGACGTCCCAGGGGAGCCGCGGCAGCACGAACTGGGAGGGAGAGAAAAGCGTCTCCGTCCGCGACATCGGCCCCAGCGGCATCATCAGCAGCGCCACCGTGATCAGGCCTACCGGCAGGCCGGGATACGGCATGCGCCGACGGTACCAGCGCAGCGCGAGCAGGCCCATGGCGAGCAGGAGGAAACCCGCAACCTCCCAGCGCCCCCGCTCCTGCACTCTGCTCCACCAGTAGGACTGCGAGAGGGCGGTGAAGCAGGCGCTGAGGATGGCCCGATCGAGCGACCAGTCCCAGATGGACGGACACACCGCCCGGTTCGGGTAGGTGAACACGGGCAGGACGCCGTGGCGTTCCTCGAAGCGAGCAGCGAAGGGGGTCTCGCCCCCCTCGGTCTCGAGGCTCGCCTCGAGCAGCACCGCGGCCACCGCCGTTCCACCGTCCCGGAGCGGGTAGACGAAGTAGAGGTAGCTGAACAGCGGCCCCTCGTAGAAGACGTAGGGGCTGCTGCCGCGCTGCACGGCGACGGGAATCTGTCCGCGGTGTTCTCCCGCCCAGGCGACCGATACCCCGCGACGATCGAAGATGGCCAGTGCCGAGAGGTTCTCCGCGCGCCGGATCAGCTCCAGGCGGCTGAACAGCCGGGTAGAGTCCGCGATCTCTCCAGCCTGGAGCTCGCGCGACAGTGCGGCCACCGCCCGGTCGCCGTGGGTGACGAGCCCGTCCAGCTCCATGTTGAGCGCCCGCGCGGCGCGGGCCTCGATCTCCCGCTGCAGCTCTGGCCAGCGTGTGGCTACCTCGCGCAGGCGCAGGTGCACCGAGAAGCCGACCACGGTTGCGAGCCACAGCGCCGCCACGATGATCCAGCGGCGACGCCCTTCGCCGCGCACCGACCAGGTCCAGGCCGCCGCCCCGAGCGCACCTGCCAGCAGGGCGAACAGCGATAGCTGCGAAAGCCAGAAGGAAACCGCGAGGACACACCCCCACCCGCCGATCCAGCCGAGAATCTCACGTGGATTCGGATGGCCCGTAGCTTGCGCCCGGGCGGCTGCGTCTCCTCCACCCAGACGGGTCGTCATGGTTCGCTCACCAAATCCATTCCTGCTGACGGAGCTCTCGTGGAAGGAGGTGGAGAGGCACCTCCAGCGCGACCGCCGTCTGCTGGTACCGATCGGCGTGTGCGACCAGTATGGACCTCACCTCCCCATCGGCGCGAGCACGATCGTCGCCGAGGCCGTCACCGGCGAGCTGTCCCGCGAATTCGGCATCCTCCTGGCTCCCACCTTCCCCGTGGGCGTGAACCTCGCCGCCGACCGCCCCTTCCCGGGCACTGCCGGAGCGCAGGAAAAGACCCTGCACCGCCTCCTGAACGACGTGCTGGCCGCGTGGGAAGACAGCGGATTCGAAGAATTCATCCTGGTCACCGCGCACGATTACGATCCCCATATCGAAGCGCTGGCCAGCGTGTCGGGAACGCGCGCCCGCGTTCGCGTGATCGAAGTCCTGGGAATCGACTTTTCGGAGTTCCTGGATGGGCGCGTGGAACCACAGCACGGCGGGGAAGTGCTCACTTCTCTGATGCTCTACCTTCGTCCCGACAAAGTCAACCTCGCGCAGGCACAGGACTTCGATCCCCCGAATCCGCACGGCGAGCCGTGGCGGATCGACCATCTCCCCCCGAGCAGCTCCGGCTCGGTCGGTTATCCCTCGCGCGCCACGGCGGAAAAGGGCCGGCTGATCTTCGAGCACATTCTCTCCCGGATCCGGACCAAGGTCCTCCTCGGCGAAACGATTTCCGAGTCCGGGCGCTGAAACCCCGCCCCTGGAGCGGGGTACCCTGACCGCACGAACCATCAAGCGGAAAGGACCATGCAGCTCGGCGCGAAGCTCTGTGCGCTGCTCGTCGCGGGCTCGACGCTCGCGGCATCGACAGCGTCTGCCCAGGTCGGGGCGAACGACTCCGGCTCCTTCGAAGTCCAGGTCGGCGGTCGCACGGTAGGAACGGAGGAGTTCGAAATCCGGCAATCCGGCGCGGGCAGCGGTGCCGAGATCATTGCGACCGGTCGCGTGAACCTCACCCTGCCCACCGGGACCCTCGATCTCACGACCCGCCTGGAGACCTCGGGGTTCCAGGCGCAGCCCGTCTCTTACGAAGTCACCGTCGGCGGAAGCTCTCCTCGCAAGGTCGTCGGCACCATCGGCGGCGGCCGGGTCAGCGCTCGCATCGCCACCCCCTCGGGGGAGCAGATGAGAGAATATGTGGCCAGCTCGGGCGCGATCGTGCTCGATGACGCGGTGGCGCATCACTATTACTTCCTCGCTCGACGCGTGCGTAGCGGGAAGGTCCCCATCATCGTCCCGCGTGATAACCGCCAGGTGATGGCGACGGTGCAGGATGTCGGCGCGGAGAGCGTCGAGATCAACGGGGTCACCGTTCCCCTCTATCATCTCGAGATCCAGCCGGACGGCGCAGAGGTGAGACACGTCTGGGTCGATGACCTGGGCAGGGTGATCCGGGTGGAGATTCCTTCCACCGGCTACGTCGCCGTTCGGACGGAGCTACCGGCGTGAGCGAGCTCATGGCCTCCGTTCCTCCAGAGGAGGCAACCGCCTCGGCTCCCCTTCTGGCGCGCGTCCGCGCTACGTTCGTCGCTCCGCGGCGTCTCTTCAGCACCTTCTCCGACCGGCCTCCGTGGGTGGATGCGCTCGGCCTGGCAACCTTCGTGGCGGCGGTGGCGGCCGCCGCGGAGCCGGCCGAGTACTATCTCGGTCAGATGGAGAACCCCGTCGACCGCCGCGGGGTCCCGGTCGAGATCACCTCCTCGCCGCAGCAGATCGTCCTGTGGGGCCGCGTGATGGCGATGCTGAGCGCGATTGCCGGTCACCCGATGCTGGCCCTCGCGGGCGGCGGGGTGCTGCTCCTGCTCTTCGGGGTTCTCGCCCGGGGAGGGGGATCGTTCCGCCAGTACCTGGCCGTGGCATCACATGCGCTGCTCATCCTTTCGGCGGGCATGCTCGTCACGAATGTGGTGCGTCTCGCCCTCGACGCACCCACCTTGCTTCCCAATGTCGGCGTGCTGCTCGGTCTTCCGGCTTCCGGGCTCGCCGGGGCAACCCTGCAGGGAGTCAATCTCTTCACGTTGTGGATGTTCGGAGTCATGGGCGCGGGCGCCGCGGCGATCGGCGGCCGGGTCACGACTCTCAGCGCCACGGCGTTGTTGTGGGCGGCCTATCTGCTCCTGAACGTGATCAGAGCGCTCGTCTTCGGCGCCTGAAGGCGATACCGCAGACGACTATTGCAGGGCAATCCGATAATTGTGAGATTGGACTGTTTCGCCCGCGCGGTCGCGCCCGCCTGAAACCTTTGTCCGGCGGTACCCGTAGTCGGTGCCGACACCGGAGCCCTTCTCTTCCTCGCAGTCCCGTTGCACACATAGGAGCGAACCGTGAACGGATCCCTGGCCCGCCGGCCTCTGTCGGCGTCCCTCTTGGTCGTTCTCGCAGCGATGGCCTGGCTCGGCCTTCCCGCAGAAGGCGCCGCGCAACAGCCCGCGCCTACCGAGCTATCGCTGGATCAGGCGATCCGGATCGCTCGTGAGAACAACCCGACCTTCCTGCAGCAGACGAACGACGTCGCGGTGGCGCGCTCCTCGGTTCGAGCCGCCTACGGAGAGCTGCTCCCCAGCCTCACCGCCAGCAACAGTTACGGCTACACCGCCGCCGGCGAGGCGC is a genomic window containing:
- a CDS encoding creatininase family protein, giving the protein MVRSPNPFLLTELSWKEVERHLQRDRRLLVPIGVCDQYGPHLPIGASTIVAEAVTGELSREFGILLAPTFPVGVNLAADRPFPGTAGAQEKTLHRLLNDVLAAWEDSGFEEFILVTAHDYDPHIEALASVSGTRARVRVIEVLGIDFSEFLDGRVEPQHGGEVLTSLMLYLRPDKVNLAQAQDFDPPNPHGEPWRIDHLPPSSSGSVGYPSRATAEKGRLIFEHILSRIRTKVLLGETISESGR